In Coturnix japonica isolate 7356 chromosome 9, Coturnix japonica 2.1, whole genome shotgun sequence, a single window of DNA contains:
- the COPS7B gene encoding COP9 signalosome complex subunit 7b isoform X1 gives MEQPCCVLDSPALPSASREGQRTLPKKSWQGDRESAGSSRAGEGQSERLCVREKPAGQKYSMLLYPQHRGLRTAPLRATGRWQPDRSGSRSEQRQRRAPDTRVCPDVGVGAFVVLTWVPKLSTLCEEIEKLRMAGEQKPSCNLLEQFILLAKGTSGSALTALINQVLEAPGVYVFGELLELTNVQELAEGSNAAYFQLLNLFAYGTYPDYVANKDNLPELTATQKNKLKHLTIVSLASRMKCIPYSVLLKDLDMRNLRELEDLIIEAVYTDIIQGKLDQRNQMLEVDFCIGRDIQKKDISNIVKTLQEWCDGCEAVLLGIEQQVLRANQYKENHHRTQQQVEMEVTNIKKTLKATASSSAQEMEQQLVERECPPHTEQRQSTKKMSKVKGLVSSRH, from the exons ATGGAGCAGCCTTGTTGTGTTCTGGATAGCCCGGCGTTACCCAGTgcgtccagagaagggcagagaaCGCTCCCGAAGAAAAGCTGGCAGGGAGACAGGGAGAgcgcaggcagcagcagagctggagaaggCCAGAGCGAGCGGTTGTGTGTGAGGGAGAAGCCTGCGGGGCAGAAGTACAGCATGCTGCTCTACCCACAGCACAGGGGGCTCCGAACCGCCCCGCTTAGGGCTACAGGGAGGTGGCAGCCAGACAGAAGCGGCTCTCGCAGCGAGCAACGGCAGCGAAGGGCTCCTGACACGAGAGTGTGCCCTGATGTCGGTGTTGGGGCCTTTGTGGTTCTGACATGGGTGCCCAAACTCTCCACGCTGTGTGAGGAG ATTGAAAAACTTAGAATGGCTGGAGAACAGAAACCATCCTGCAATCTTCTAGAGCAGTTTATTTTACTAGCCAAAGGTACGAGTGGCTCAGCTCTGACTGCTCTGATAAACCAAGTGCTGGAGGCTCCTGGGGTTTATGTCTTTGGAGAGCTGTTGGAGTTAACAAATGTGCAAGAG CTTGCTGAAGGGTCTAATGCTGCTTATTTCCAGTTGCTGAATCTGTTTGCATACGGAACATACCCAGACTACGTAG CAAACAAAGATAACCTGCCTGAATTAACAGCAACTCAGAAGAACAAGCTGAAACACTTGACAATAGTAAGCCTGGCTTCTAGAATGAAG TGCATTCCCTACTCCGTGTTGCTGAAGGACCTGGATATGAGGAatctgagggagctggaagaTCTGATTATAGAAGCAGTTTATACAGATATTATCCAGGGGAAGTTGGATCAACGAAACCAGATGCTAGAAGTGGATTTTTGTATTGGCAGAGATATTCAGAAGAAGGACATCAGTAACATTGTCAAAACACTCCAGGAATG GTGTGACGGTTGTGAAGCGGTTCTTTTAGGAATTGAGCAGCAAGTACTGAGAGCCAACCAGTACAAAGAGAACCATCACCGAACCCAGCAGCAGGTAGAGATGGAG GTCacaaacataaagaaaacattaaaagctACAGCCTCGTCGTCTGCACAGGAGATGGAACAGCAGCTGGTAGAGCGAGAGTGCCCTCCACACACAGAACAAAGGCAGTCCACAAAGAAGATGTCCAAAGTTAAAGGGCTGGTCTCCAGCCGTCACTAG
- the COPS7B gene encoding COP9 signalosome complex subunit 7b isoform X2 produces the protein MAGEQKPSCNLLEQFILLAKGTSGSALTALINQVLEAPGVYVFGELLELTNVQELAEGSNAAYFQLLNLFAYGTYPDYVANKDNLPELTATQKNKLKHLTIVSLASRMKCIPYSVLLKDLDMRNLRELEDLIIEAVYTDIIQGKLDQRNQMLEVDFCIGRDIQKKDISNIVKTLQEWCDGCEAVLLGIEQQVLRANQYKENHHRTQQQVEMEVTNIKKTLKATASSSAQEMEQQLVERECPPHTEQRQSTKKMSKVKGLVSSRH, from the exons ATGGCTGGAGAACAGAAACCATCCTGCAATCTTCTAGAGCAGTTTATTTTACTAGCCAAAGGTACGAGTGGCTCAGCTCTGACTGCTCTGATAAACCAAGTGCTGGAGGCTCCTGGGGTTTATGTCTTTGGAGAGCTGTTGGAGTTAACAAATGTGCAAGAG CTTGCTGAAGGGTCTAATGCTGCTTATTTCCAGTTGCTGAATCTGTTTGCATACGGAACATACCCAGACTACGTAG CAAACAAAGATAACCTGCCTGAATTAACAGCAACTCAGAAGAACAAGCTGAAACACTTGACAATAGTAAGCCTGGCTTCTAGAATGAAG TGCATTCCCTACTCCGTGTTGCTGAAGGACCTGGATATGAGGAatctgagggagctggaagaTCTGATTATAGAAGCAGTTTATACAGATATTATCCAGGGGAAGTTGGATCAACGAAACCAGATGCTAGAAGTGGATTTTTGTATTGGCAGAGATATTCAGAAGAAGGACATCAGTAACATTGTCAAAACACTCCAGGAATG GTGTGACGGTTGTGAAGCGGTTCTTTTAGGAATTGAGCAGCAAGTACTGAGAGCCAACCAGTACAAAGAGAACCATCACCGAACCCAGCAGCAGGTAGAGATGGAG GTCacaaacataaagaaaacattaaaagctACAGCCTCGTCGTCTGCACAGGAGATGGAACAGCAGCTGGTAGAGCGAGAGTGCCCTCCACACACAGAACAAAGGCAGTCCACAAAGAAGATGTCCAAAGTTAAAGGGCTGGTCTCCAGCCGTCACTAG
- the NPPC gene encoding C-type natriuretic peptide, protein MQISPVLAGGLLLALLSVGLEAKPASQLPQKASRGAAAAAAAAAGPPEAAGAERDKEKEKERNRGGGGGGGGAGPREAREARAETRPRAGWARLLQEPSGRRHKGLHKKGLGKGCFGLKLDRIGAMSGLGC, encoded by the exons ATGCAGATCTCACCCGTGCTGGCCGGAGGACTGCTGCTCGCTCTGCTCTCCGTCGGGCTGGAGGCGAAGCCGGCGTCCCAGCTCCCGCAGAAG GCGTCCCGCGgagcagcggcggcggcggcggcggcggcgggtcCGCCCGAGGCTGCGGGAGCGGAGCGGGacaaggagaaggagaaggagcgGAACCGCGGAGGAGGCGGCGGAGGAggcggcgcggggccgcggGAGGCGCGGGAGGCGCGGGCAGAGACGCGGCCCCGAGCGGGTTGGGCGCGGCTGCTGCAGGAGCCGTCGGGCCGCCGCCATAAGGGGCTGCACAAGAAGGGGCTCGGGAAGGGCTGCTTCGGCCTCAAGCTGGACCGCATCGGAGCCATGAGCGGCCTCGGCTGCTGA